A window from Leisingera sp. M658 encodes these proteins:
- a CDS encoding cytochrome c translates to MTLSKLVSGAALASLIAVAAHAHSGATGVVKERMDGMGVMKDSMKVLAPMMQGKTAYDAAAVRREAKKIGTHAGDVLTALFPKGSNGHPSEAKAEIWTDWEGFVDLAERLQTYSDGLASAAENGLMMSKAQGTGMMSNSTMMGSSHMGSGSMMGGGMVAGGAMMGGSPGAEALSQMPADGVFMMLSQTCSACHTRFREE, encoded by the coding sequence ATGACACTTTCCAAACTGGTTTCCGGCGCCGCATTGGCGTCGCTCATTGCTGTAGCTGCTCATGCCCATAGCGGTGCAACAGGCGTCGTAAAGGAACGGATGGATGGCATGGGAGTTATGAAAGACAGCATGAAAGTGCTGGCTCCGATGATGCAGGGAAAAACGGCCTATGATGCAGCCGCAGTCCGCAGAGAGGCCAAAAAAATCGGAACCCATGCGGGTGATGTCCTGACGGCGCTCTTTCCGAAGGGCTCAAATGGGCATCCATCTGAAGCCAAGGCTGAAATATGGACGGATTGGGAAGGTTTCGTCGATCTCGCGGAAAGACTGCAGACTTATTCTGATGGTCTGGCGTCGGCGGCGGAGAACGGGTTGATGATGTCAAAAGCCCAAGGGACGGGCATGATGTCCAACAGCACAATGATGGGATCATCCCATATGGGTTCCGGAAGCATGATGGGGGGCGGTATGGTGGCGGGCGGCGCAATGATGGGCGGCAGTCCAGGCGCTGAGGCCCTGTCCCAGATGCCTGCCGACGGTGTGTTCATGATGCTGAGCCAAACCTGTTCAGCGTGCCATACCCGTTTCCGTGAGGAGTGA